The Methanofollis sp. UBA420 DNA segment CCACACCCGGGAAGACCACAAGAAGGTTTCCGACCAGATGTACGCCGGCTATGCGGAAGGCAACGACCTCCGCGGCCTCGTGGCCATCGTCGGTAAGGAAGCCCTTTCCGAGCGTGACCGCGGCTTCCTGGAGTTTGCCGACCTCTTCGAGGGCAAGTTTGTCAGGCAGGGTCTTGACGAGAACCGGACGATCGAGGACACCCTTGATATCGGCTGGGACCTCCTTGCGACGCTGCCGGTCGAACAGCTGGTGCGTATCGACCGCGACCTGATCCAGAAGTTCCACCCGCTCTACCGCAAGGGTGCGAAAAAGGCAGAGGTGTAAGGTCCGATGGCGCTCAGAGATGTCAAGCCCACGAGGTCGGAGCTGATCAACATCAAGCGGAAGATCAAGCTCTCCGAGCGGGGCTACAACATCCTCAAGATGAAGCGCGACGGGCTGATCCTTGAGTTCTTCAAGGTGCTGAAAGAGGCGAAGGACACCCGGGGCGAGATGCTGCGCAAGTACCAGCACGCCCAGGAGATGATCGCCCTTGCAAACACGGTCGAAGGAACAATAGGGGTGAAGGCTGCGGCGTTCTCCGTTAAGGAGAACCCGGAGATCACCCTCAAGTCCAAGAACATCATGGGCGTCGTCGTCCCCCAGATCGAGGCATCGAAGGTGAGAAAGAGTCTGGTCGAGCGTGGCTACGGTGTGCTCGGGACCAGGTCAGTCATCGACGAGACTGCCGAGGCCTACGAGGAACTCGTCGAGGCGATCATCGAGAGCGCCGAGATCGAGACGACGATGAAGCGCCTGCTCGATGAGATCGACCACACCAAGAGGCGTGTGAACGCCCTTGAATTCAAGGTGATCCCTGAACTGAAGGCCGCCGCCTCCTTTATCAAGATGCGGCTCGACGAGATGGAGCGCGAAGAACTCTTCCGTCTCAAGAAGATCAAGGCGAAGACCGCGGCAAAGGCTGCGGAATCTGCCTGATCCTTTTTTTGTTCCTGCTCCGGTGACATGCGTCCCTGAAGGCGTGGTCTGTGTTTTTCTTTGCTGACGAATGGGTTCGTGCCGA contains these protein-coding regions:
- a CDS encoding V-type ATP synthase subunit D, producing MALRDVKPTRSELINIKRKIKLSERGYNILKMKRDGLILEFFKVLKEAKDTRGEMLRKYQHAQEMIALANTVEGTIGVKAAAFSVKENPEITLKSKNIMGVVVPQIEASKVRKSLVERGYGVLGTRSVIDETAEAYEELVEAIIESAEIETTMKRLLDEIDHTKRRVNALEFKVIPELKAAASFIKMRLDEMEREELFRLKKIKAKTAAKAAESA